The DNA window GTCGGCGCCGGTGTGCTCGCGAGCGCCACCGCGATGGACAAGGAGTACGCGAAGAAACTCCTTGTCGCGGAAGGACTTCCGGTCGGCGAAGCGGTCACCCTCCGCCGCGGCCAGTCCACTGTGGACATCGGGGACCGCGAACGGCTCGGGTTGCCGGTGTTCGTCAAGCCCGCGAGGGCCGGGTCCTCGGTCGGCATCAGCAAGGTCACCGACTGGGCCGACCTCGACGACGCGATCGCGCTCGCGCGCAAGACCGACCCGAAGGTCCTGGTGGAGAAGGCGATCGTGGGCCGCGAGGTCGAATGCGGGGTGCTGGAGTTCCCCGACGGCCGCGTCGAAGCGTCGCTTCCCGCCGAGATCCGCGTGCTCGACCAGGACCCCGGCGCCTGGTACGACTTCGACACGAAGTACCTCGGCGAAGCCGCCGAACTGGACATCCCCGCCAAGCTCGACGACGAGATCGTGGCGCGGATCCGCGCGATGGCGGTCAAGGCGTTCGGCGCACTGGACGGCCAGGGCATCGCGCGCGTGGACTTCTTCGTCACCGACGGCGGCGAGCTGGTCATCAACGAGGTCAACACGATGCCGGGGTTCACCTCCACCTCGGCCTACCCGAAGATGTGGGCCGTCACCGGAATCGACTACCCGACCCTGCTGTCGACGTTGGTCGACACCGCGATCGCCAGGGGAACCGGCCTCCGCTAGCGGGCGCTCTGGTCCCGTTCGCGTGAGCAGTGGGCTAGAACTTCGGCGGCTGGGGCTTCAGCTTCGAGCCGATCAGCGTCGACAGGTCCTGCAGCGGGCCGGTTCCGGCGTCGCCGGGGATCGTCAGCGCCACGAATACCGGCCGGTCCACCGCGTACCAGGTGGCGGTGCCCTCGCCGGGGACCTCCAGCCACTGCACGCCGTTGACGACCCGCAGCTGCGCGGTCGGGGTCAGCTCGGCGGGCCGGTCGAGGCCGCAGCGCAGCACCACCGGGTTGTCCCTGCCCCACGCCGCGGTCGCGGGCGGTGCGGGTGCGGCCAGCTCGCGGCGCGGCAGCTGCTTGCCGTTCGAGGTCAGCTCGCCCGGCACCGCCCCGACGAGGTCCGCGCACTCCGGCGCGGTCGCGCGCGGCGCGGGCACGGACACCAGCGGAAGCGGGCCGATGACCGCGTCGTCGTCCGCGTTCGGGGAATCGCCGCTGTTCCCGGCCACGATCCCGAAGATCGCGACGCCGACCGCGAGCGCGACCGCGAGCACGGCCGCGATGACGATCAGCGTGCGCGGCGGGGCGCCGGTGTCGGTTTCAGGCACCCCGTCATGACATCACGCCAGCTCGGGGCGGCGAGCGCCGCCCCCACGCCGGTAGCGTGGATCTCACCGACGAGGGGAGCGCCCGTGCCCGAACCGTTCGAGGTGACGGTGTCCGAAGCCGAAATCGACGAACTGCGCGAGCGTTTGCGGCGCACGAGGTGGCCGGAGGCCGAACCGGTCGGCGACTGGTCGCAGGGCGCGCCGCTCGGCTACGTGCGCGAGCTGTGCCGGTACTGGGCGGAGGACTACGACTTCGGGTTCGCCGAGCGGCTCAACGCCTACCCGCAGTTCCGCACCGAGATCGACGGCCTCGGCGTGCACTACCTGCACGTCACCTCGCCGGAGCCGGACGCGCTCCCGCTGGTGCTGACGCACGGCTGGCCTGGCTCGGTGTTCGAGTTCCTCGACGTGCTCGGCCCGCTCACCGATCCCCGCGCGCACGGCGGCGATCCCCCGGACGCCTTCCACGTCGTCGCGCCGTCGCTGCCGGGGTTCGCCTGGAGCGACAAGCCGAGCGAACCTGGGTGGAACCTGCCCCGGATCGCGAAGGCGTGGGACGAGCTGATGACCTCGCTCGGCTACGAGCGCTACGGCGCGCAGGGCGGCGACTGGGGTGCGGGCGTGAGCATCGTGCTCGACGAGGTGGCGCGGGAGCACCTGGCGGGCGTGCACGTCAACTTCGCCGCGCTGCCCCCGATGGAGGATCCGACGCCGGAGGAACAGCAGAAGATCGAGGCGGCGAAGGAGTTCATCGCCACCGGAACCGGCTATTCGCAGCAGCAGAGCACGCGGCCGCAGACGCTCGGCTACGGCCTCACCGATTCGCCCGCTGGCCAGGCGGCGTGGATCGCGGAGAAGTTCTGGGCGTGGACCGACAACGGCGGCCTGCCGGAGGACGCCGTTTCCCGGCAGAAGATCCTCGACAACATTTCCGCGTACTGGTTCACCGCGTCGGCCACGTCGTCGGCGCGCATCTACTGGGAGAACCGGCTCGAACGCCGCGGCTTCGGGGAGGGCGTCGGCGCGCCGTCGGGCATTTCGGTGTACCCGAAGGAGATCACGCGTCCGTCGCGACGGCAGGCGGAGAAGTACTACGCGGATCTGCGCTGGTTCGAGGAACTGCCGCACGGCGGGCACTTCGCCGCGCTCGAACAGCCCGAGTCCTTCGTGGCACAGGTGCGGGGGTTCTTCCGGCTGGTGCGCTGAAAAGAACCCCCGCAGCTGGAACTACAGGTTCACCACGGGACAGGTCAGCGTGCGGGTGATGCCCTCGACGTTCTGCACCTTCGCGACCACGAGCTGGCCGAGCTGGTCGACCGTGTCCGCGGTGGCGCGCACGATCACGTCGTAGGGACCGGTGACATCCTCCGAACTGGTGACGCCGGGGACACCGGAGATCTCGGCCGCGACCGCCGCCGCCTTGCCGACTTCGGTCTGGATGAGGATGTATGCGTGGACCACGGCGTGCCCCTTCGTCTG is part of the Amycolatopsis sp. CA-230715 genome and encodes:
- a CDS encoding D-alanine--D-alanine ligase family protein — its product is MSSRKTRVAVVFGGRSTEHTISCVSAGSVLANLDPERFEVLPVGITPHGGWVLGTSDPETLRIDGTKLPTVDTGKALVLAGDPTNQQLVSLEPGTEAEVLSAVDVVFPVLHGAFGEDGTIQGLLEMSGIPYVGAGVLASATAMDKEYAKKLLVAEGLPVGEAVTLRRGQSTVDIGDRERLGLPVFVKPARAGSSVGISKVTDWADLDDAIALARKTDPKVLVEKAIVGREVECGVLEFPDGRVEASLPAEIRVLDQDPGAWYDFDTKYLGEAAELDIPAKLDDEIVARIRAMAVKAFGALDGQGIARVDFFVTDGGELVINEVNTMPGFTSTSAYPKMWAVTGIDYPTLLSTLVDTAIARGTGLR
- a CDS encoding DUF3515 domain-containing protein; translated protein: MPETDTGAPPRTLIVIAAVLAVALAVGVAIFGIVAGNSGDSPNADDDAVIGPLPLVSVPAPRATAPECADLVGAVPGELTSNGKQLPRRELAAPAPPATAAWGRDNPVVLRCGLDRPAELTPTAQLRVVNGVQWLEVPGEGTATWYAVDRPVFVALTIPGDAGTGPLQDLSTLIGSKLKPQPPKF
- a CDS encoding epoxide hydrolase family protein → MPEPFEVTVSEAEIDELRERLRRTRWPEAEPVGDWSQGAPLGYVRELCRYWAEDYDFGFAERLNAYPQFRTEIDGLGVHYLHVTSPEPDALPLVLTHGWPGSVFEFLDVLGPLTDPRAHGGDPPDAFHVVAPSLPGFAWSDKPSEPGWNLPRIAKAWDELMTSLGYERYGAQGGDWGAGVSIVLDEVAREHLAGVHVNFAALPPMEDPTPEEQQKIEAAKEFIATGTGYSQQQSTRPQTLGYGLTDSPAGQAAWIAEKFWAWTDNGGLPEDAVSRQKILDNISAYWFTASATSSARIYWENRLERRGFGEGVGAPSGISVYPKEITRPSRRQAEKYYADLRWFEELPHGGHFAALEQPESFVAQVRGFFRLVR
- a CDS encoding Lrp/AsnC family transcriptional regulator, which gives rise to MVHAYILIQTEVGKAAAVAAEISGVPGVTSSEDVTGPYDVIVRATADTVDQLGQLVVAKVQNVEGITRTLTCPVVNL